One Salvia splendens isolate huo1 chromosome 22, SspV2, whole genome shotgun sequence DNA segment encodes these proteins:
- the LOC121786385 gene encoding uncharacterized protein LOC121786385 isoform X3: protein MGAMAPPPNWIPEDDVLLKQAVEAGASLESLAKGAVQFSRRYTVHELQDRWVSILYDPVVSEEASVHMFELERSGVINQLRPNKSEGVKDVACSSVKRRAESVRKHYYAMRKRICIEPLYMMDTNLAPGPGYSNFRDGNEFSSADWKVGNSASTVLGAQGPGYGIRHHPSSEFRPHAAESTGNGLTPAFSGVQNHGQEDLGAENVSNDLPYRYEENNSLTGDCSEIRGFVHSEDLPPCSLFEAEGLVNQASACTEFGDQSFRSFGCSPPLPHMPTTNNSHDISAAELLNEIADADLQLSDAFLVPQTANESDALGYGDGPSNLEFETPLSRDGTIDLTSRTQDYLEELFDLSNDEGLLYMDNDGKEDIGKSYLDGLSSLLLDSSSQCDLSGSGLDEAAVVADGHLVYRSDIRDGGSYNEDLSDQQEVADVQVSASEVTLKVGPEYCNGVIWCTLNTKDPDIPSNDDVFLPYRFPSLTDSSGSHWALHDLSYLGSSSVKNFSSTSNANGGHVVMKNTHTYSSVPSGRMGQFHPSDAGLRCRKDHRVKFELPESSVQHAAPREAWNSDNPHNVSLASVNASNVITGVKGGPTEMGQGRNIGHTPLNPRRDEHESNLDIRQNLRKSSVGCRSGVDCIAEISNNGSSNVGMSFQYTDVPKEIDHSLLSDHEELFSENESGVPYFSDVEAMILGMDLDPDDFDLYTNPEVSVGTRKELGCHSLAIWLSAIVF, encoded by the exons ATGGGAGCTATGGCTCCGCCTCCAAATTGGATCCCCGAAGACGACGTTTTGCTCAAACAAGCCGTTGAG GCTGGTGCTTCTTTGGAATCTCTAGCTAAAGGTGCTGTGCAGTTCTCTCGGCGATATACTGTACATGAGCTGCAAGATCGCTGGGTTTCTATTCTCTATGATCCTGTTGTTTCTGAAGAGGCATCAGTAcacatgtttgagcttgaacGTTCTGGGGTAATAAATCAATTGAGACCTAATAAGTCTGAAGGAGTAAAAGATGTAGCTTGCAGTTCAGTGAAGAGAAGAGCTGAAAGTGTCCGGAAACATTATTATGCCATGCGTAAAAGAATATGCATTGAACCGCTGTATATGATGGATACCAATCTTGCTCCTGGTCCTGGTTATTCTAACTTTAGAGATGGTAATGAATTCTCGTCTGCAGATTGGAAAGTTGGCAATTCAGCTTCAACTGTTCTCGGAGCTCAAGGCCCGGGTTATGGCATTAGGCATCATCCCTCTTCTGAATTTAGGCCGCATGCTGCTGAGTCCACTGGAAATGGTCTTACGCCTGCTTTCAGTGGTGTTCAAAATCATGGGCAAGAAGACCTTGGTGCGGAAAATGTGTCAAACGACCTTCCCTATCGATATGAGGAGAATAACTCATTAACTGGGGATTGCAGTGAGATTCGTGGATTCGTCCACTCAGAAGATTTGCCTCCTTGTAGCTTGTTTGAAGCTGAGGGATTAGTGAACCAGGCAAGTGCGTGTACAGAATTTGGTGACCAGTCATTTCGCAGTTTTGGGTGTTCACCTCCTTTGCCTCACATGCCAACTACGAATAATTCCCATGACATTTCTGCAGCAGAACTGCTCAATGAAATTGCAGATGCAGACCTGCAGCTAAGTGATGCATTTCTGGTTCCCCAGACTGCAAATGAGTCAGATGCATTAGGATATGGTGATGGCCCCTCAAACCTTGAATTTGAAACTCCACTCTCTCGTGATGGCACGATAGATTTGACTTCTAGAACACAAGACTACCTTGAGGAACTGTTTGACCTTTCTAATGATGAAGGGCTACTCTACATGGACAATGATGGAAAAGAGGATATAGGAAAATCTTATCTTGATGGTTTGAGTTCGCTTCTATTGGATTCTTCCAGTCAGTGTGATTTGTCTGGTTCAGGTCTAGATGAGGCTGCAGTGGTTGCAGATGGACATTTAGTTTATAGAAGTGATATACGTGATGGAGGGTCATATAACGAGGACCTCAGTGATCAGCAGGAAGTTGCAGATGTTCAAGTGTCAGCCTCTGAAGTTACCCTAAAAGTAGGCCCCGAATATTGTAATGGAGTCATTTGGTGCACATTAAATACCAAAGACCCAGATATTCCTAGCAATGATGATGTTTTTCTTCCCTATCGCTTTCCGTCTCTAACTGATTCCTCGGGGTCTCACTGGGCATTACATGACCTTAGCTATTTAGGGTCCTCATCGGTTAAGAATTTCTCAAGCACTAGCAATGCAAATGGAGGACACGTTGTGatgaaaaacacacacacatattcaTCTGTTCCTTCTGGCAGGATGGGACAATTCCATCCATCAGATGCGGGTTTAAGATGCCGAAAAGATCATCGAGTTAAATTTGAGTTGCCTGAAAGTAGTGTCCAGCATGCAGCACCTAGAGAAGCTTGGAACAGTGACAACCCACATAATGTCAGTTTAGCAAGTGTGAATGCCAGCAATGTAATCACTGGAGTTAAGGGAGGTCCGACAGAGATGGGACAGGGTAGGAATATTGGCCATACACCCCTCAACCCTCGCAGAGACGAGCATGAAAGTAATTTGGATATTCGTCAAAACCTTCGAAAAAGTTCTGTTGGCTGTCGGAGTGGAGTGGATTGCATAGCTGAGATTTCGAATAATGGATCATCAAATGTCGGCATGAGTTTCCAGTATACTGATGTCCCAAAGGAAATTGATCACTCCCTACTATCAGATCATGAGGAGCTTTTCTCTGAAAATGAATCTGGCGTGCCTTATTTTTCTGATGTGGAAGCAATG ATCCTAGGTATGGATTTGGATCCAGATGACTTTGATTTATACACCAATCCTGAAG TCTCTGTTGGTACCAGAAAAGAACTTGGCTGCCACTCCCTTGCTATTTGGCTTTCAGCAATTGTTTTCTAG
- the LOC121786385 gene encoding uncharacterized protein LOC121786385 isoform X2, giving the protein MFELERSGVINQLRPNKSEGVKDVACSSVKRRAESVRKHYYAMRKRICIEPLYMMDTNLAPGPGYSNFRDGNEFSSADWKVGNSASTVLGAQGPGYGIRHHPSSEFRPHAAESTGNGLTPAFSGVQNHGQEDLGAENVSNDLPYRYEENNSLTGDCSEIRGFVHSEDLPPCSLFEAEGLVNQASACTEFGDQSFRSFGCSPPLPHMPTTNNSHDISAAELLNEIADADLQLSDAFLVPQTANESDALGYGDGPSNLEFETPLSRDGTIDLTSRTQDYLEELFDLSNDEGLLYMDNDGKEDIGKSYLDGLSSLLLDSSSQCDLSGSGLDEAAVVADGHLVYRSDIRDGGSYNEDLSDQQEVADVQVSASEVTLKVGPEYCNGVIWCTLNTKDPDIPSNDDVFLPYRFPSLTDSSGSHWALHDLSYLGSSSVKNFSSTSNANGGHVVMKNTHTYSSVPSGRMGQFHPSDAGLRCRKDHRVKFELPESSVQHAAPREAWNSDNPHNVSLASVNASNVITGVKGGPTEMGQGRNIGHTPLNPRRDEHESNLDIRQNLRKSSVGCRSGVDCIAEISNNGSSNVGMSFQYTDVPKEIDHSLLSDHEELFSENESGVPYFSDVEAMILGMDLDPDDFDLYTNPEVQRYQLEETKRTIIRLEQSAESFRQRAITAQGAFAVLYGRFSRHLIKKPKVLLGRATDDIKVDIDLGMEKNGGKISRRQATMKMDMYGAFHLTNLGRTPVYVNGKEVSPGQSLGLISGCLVEVRGLSFVFETNRKAIKQYMDIALQERGV; this is encoded by the exons atgtttgagcttgaacGTTCTGGGGTAATAAATCAATTGAGACCTAATAAGTCTGAAGGAGTAAAAGATGTAGCTTGCAGTTCAGTGAAGAGAAGAGCTGAAAGTGTCCGGAAACATTATTATGCCATGCGTAAAAGAATATGCATTGAACCGCTGTATATGATGGATACCAATCTTGCTCCTGGTCCTGGTTATTCTAACTTTAGAGATGGTAATGAATTCTCGTCTGCAGATTGGAAAGTTGGCAATTCAGCTTCAACTGTTCTCGGAGCTCAAGGCCCGGGTTATGGCATTAGGCATCATCCCTCTTCTGAATTTAGGCCGCATGCTGCTGAGTCCACTGGAAATGGTCTTACGCCTGCTTTCAGTGGTGTTCAAAATCATGGGCAAGAAGACCTTGGTGCGGAAAATGTGTCAAACGACCTTCCCTATCGATATGAGGAGAATAACTCATTAACTGGGGATTGCAGTGAGATTCGTGGATTCGTCCACTCAGAAGATTTGCCTCCTTGTAGCTTGTTTGAAGCTGAGGGATTAGTGAACCAGGCAAGTGCGTGTACAGAATTTGGTGACCAGTCATTTCGCAGTTTTGGGTGTTCACCTCCTTTGCCTCACATGCCAACTACGAATAATTCCCATGACATTTCTGCAGCAGAACTGCTCAATGAAATTGCAGATGCAGACCTGCAGCTAAGTGATGCATTTCTGGTTCCCCAGACTGCAAATGAGTCAGATGCATTAGGATATGGTGATGGCCCCTCAAACCTTGAATTTGAAACTCCACTCTCTCGTGATGGCACGATAGATTTGACTTCTAGAACACAAGACTACCTTGAGGAACTGTTTGACCTTTCTAATGATGAAGGGCTACTCTACATGGACAATGATGGAAAAGAGGATATAGGAAAATCTTATCTTGATGGTTTGAGTTCGCTTCTATTGGATTCTTCCAGTCAGTGTGATTTGTCTGGTTCAGGTCTAGATGAGGCTGCAGTGGTTGCAGATGGACATTTAGTTTATAGAAGTGATATACGTGATGGAGGGTCATATAACGAGGACCTCAGTGATCAGCAGGAAGTTGCAGATGTTCAAGTGTCAGCCTCTGAAGTTACCCTAAAAGTAGGCCCCGAATATTGTAATGGAGTCATTTGGTGCACATTAAATACCAAAGACCCAGATATTCCTAGCAATGATGATGTTTTTCTTCCCTATCGCTTTCCGTCTCTAACTGATTCCTCGGGGTCTCACTGGGCATTACATGACCTTAGCTATTTAGGGTCCTCATCGGTTAAGAATTTCTCAAGCACTAGCAATGCAAATGGAGGACACGTTGTGatgaaaaacacacacacatattcaTCTGTTCCTTCTGGCAGGATGGGACAATTCCATCCATCAGATGCGGGTTTAAGATGCCGAAAAGATCATCGAGTTAAATTTGAGTTGCCTGAAAGTAGTGTCCAGCATGCAGCACCTAGAGAAGCTTGGAACAGTGACAACCCACATAATGTCAGTTTAGCAAGTGTGAATGCCAGCAATGTAATCACTGGAGTTAAGGGAGGTCCGACAGAGATGGGACAGGGTAGGAATATTGGCCATACACCCCTCAACCCTCGCAGAGACGAGCATGAAAGTAATTTGGATATTCGTCAAAACCTTCGAAAAAGTTCTGTTGGCTGTCGGAGTGGAGTGGATTGCATAGCTGAGATTTCGAATAATGGATCATCAAATGTCGGCATGAGTTTCCAGTATACTGATGTCCCAAAGGAAATTGATCACTCCCTACTATCAGATCATGAGGAGCTTTTCTCTGAAAATGAATCTGGCGTGCCTTATTTTTCTGATGTGGAAGCAATG ATCCTAGGTATGGATTTGGATCCAGATGACTTTGATTTATACACCAATCCTGAAG TCCAGAGATATCAACTTGAAGAAACCAAGAGAACAATCATAAGGCTGGAGCAGTCAGCTGAATCTTTCAGACAGAGAGCCATTACGGCTCAGGGCGCCTTTGCAGTTTTATATGGGCGTTTCTCAAGACATTTAATAAAGAAACCTAAG GTGTTACTCGGAAGGGCAACAGATGATATTAAAGTTGATATCGACTTGGGAATGGAAAAAAATGGTGGTAAAATTTCTCGAAGACAG GCAACGATGAAGATGGACATGTATGGAGCTTTCCATTTAACGAACCTCGGAAGAACTCCAGTTTACGTGAATGGCAAAGAAGTTTCCCCTGGGCAGAGCCTAGGCCTTATTTCTGGCTGTCTCGTCGAG GTTAGGGGATTGAGCTTTGTCTTTGAGACAAACCGTAAAGCGATAAAGCAATACATGGATATAGCTTTGCAGGAGAGGGGGGTTTAG
- the LOC121786385 gene encoding uncharacterized protein LOC121786385 isoform X1: MGAMAPPPNWIPEDDVLLKQAVEAGASLESLAKGAVQFSRRYTVHELQDRWVSILYDPVVSEEASVHMFELERSGVINQLRPNKSEGVKDVACSSVKRRAESVRKHYYAMRKRICIEPLYMMDTNLAPGPGYSNFRDGNEFSSADWKVGNSASTVLGAQGPGYGIRHHPSSEFRPHAAESTGNGLTPAFSGVQNHGQEDLGAENVSNDLPYRYEENNSLTGDCSEIRGFVHSEDLPPCSLFEAEGLVNQASACTEFGDQSFRSFGCSPPLPHMPTTNNSHDISAAELLNEIADADLQLSDAFLVPQTANESDALGYGDGPSNLEFETPLSRDGTIDLTSRTQDYLEELFDLSNDEGLLYMDNDGKEDIGKSYLDGLSSLLLDSSSQCDLSGSGLDEAAVVADGHLVYRSDIRDGGSYNEDLSDQQEVADVQVSASEVTLKVGPEYCNGVIWCTLNTKDPDIPSNDDVFLPYRFPSLTDSSGSHWALHDLSYLGSSSVKNFSSTSNANGGHVVMKNTHTYSSVPSGRMGQFHPSDAGLRCRKDHRVKFELPESSVQHAAPREAWNSDNPHNVSLASVNASNVITGVKGGPTEMGQGRNIGHTPLNPRRDEHESNLDIRQNLRKSSVGCRSGVDCIAEISNNGSSNVGMSFQYTDVPKEIDHSLLSDHEELFSENESGVPYFSDVEAMILGMDLDPDDFDLYTNPEVQRYQLEETKRTIIRLEQSAESFRQRAITAQGAFAVLYGRFSRHLIKKPKVLLGRATDDIKVDIDLGMEKNGGKISRRQATMKMDMYGAFHLTNLGRTPVYVNGKEVSPGQSLGLISGCLVEVRGLSFVFETNRKAIKQYMDIALQERGV, from the exons ATGGGAGCTATGGCTCCGCCTCCAAATTGGATCCCCGAAGACGACGTTTTGCTCAAACAAGCCGTTGAG GCTGGTGCTTCTTTGGAATCTCTAGCTAAAGGTGCTGTGCAGTTCTCTCGGCGATATACTGTACATGAGCTGCAAGATCGCTGGGTTTCTATTCTCTATGATCCTGTTGTTTCTGAAGAGGCATCAGTAcacatgtttgagcttgaacGTTCTGGGGTAATAAATCAATTGAGACCTAATAAGTCTGAAGGAGTAAAAGATGTAGCTTGCAGTTCAGTGAAGAGAAGAGCTGAAAGTGTCCGGAAACATTATTATGCCATGCGTAAAAGAATATGCATTGAACCGCTGTATATGATGGATACCAATCTTGCTCCTGGTCCTGGTTATTCTAACTTTAGAGATGGTAATGAATTCTCGTCTGCAGATTGGAAAGTTGGCAATTCAGCTTCAACTGTTCTCGGAGCTCAAGGCCCGGGTTATGGCATTAGGCATCATCCCTCTTCTGAATTTAGGCCGCATGCTGCTGAGTCCACTGGAAATGGTCTTACGCCTGCTTTCAGTGGTGTTCAAAATCATGGGCAAGAAGACCTTGGTGCGGAAAATGTGTCAAACGACCTTCCCTATCGATATGAGGAGAATAACTCATTAACTGGGGATTGCAGTGAGATTCGTGGATTCGTCCACTCAGAAGATTTGCCTCCTTGTAGCTTGTTTGAAGCTGAGGGATTAGTGAACCAGGCAAGTGCGTGTACAGAATTTGGTGACCAGTCATTTCGCAGTTTTGGGTGTTCACCTCCTTTGCCTCACATGCCAACTACGAATAATTCCCATGACATTTCTGCAGCAGAACTGCTCAATGAAATTGCAGATGCAGACCTGCAGCTAAGTGATGCATTTCTGGTTCCCCAGACTGCAAATGAGTCAGATGCATTAGGATATGGTGATGGCCCCTCAAACCTTGAATTTGAAACTCCACTCTCTCGTGATGGCACGATAGATTTGACTTCTAGAACACAAGACTACCTTGAGGAACTGTTTGACCTTTCTAATGATGAAGGGCTACTCTACATGGACAATGATGGAAAAGAGGATATAGGAAAATCTTATCTTGATGGTTTGAGTTCGCTTCTATTGGATTCTTCCAGTCAGTGTGATTTGTCTGGTTCAGGTCTAGATGAGGCTGCAGTGGTTGCAGATGGACATTTAGTTTATAGAAGTGATATACGTGATGGAGGGTCATATAACGAGGACCTCAGTGATCAGCAGGAAGTTGCAGATGTTCAAGTGTCAGCCTCTGAAGTTACCCTAAAAGTAGGCCCCGAATATTGTAATGGAGTCATTTGGTGCACATTAAATACCAAAGACCCAGATATTCCTAGCAATGATGATGTTTTTCTTCCCTATCGCTTTCCGTCTCTAACTGATTCCTCGGGGTCTCACTGGGCATTACATGACCTTAGCTATTTAGGGTCCTCATCGGTTAAGAATTTCTCAAGCACTAGCAATGCAAATGGAGGACACGTTGTGatgaaaaacacacacacatattcaTCTGTTCCTTCTGGCAGGATGGGACAATTCCATCCATCAGATGCGGGTTTAAGATGCCGAAAAGATCATCGAGTTAAATTTGAGTTGCCTGAAAGTAGTGTCCAGCATGCAGCACCTAGAGAAGCTTGGAACAGTGACAACCCACATAATGTCAGTTTAGCAAGTGTGAATGCCAGCAATGTAATCACTGGAGTTAAGGGAGGTCCGACAGAGATGGGACAGGGTAGGAATATTGGCCATACACCCCTCAACCCTCGCAGAGACGAGCATGAAAGTAATTTGGATATTCGTCAAAACCTTCGAAAAAGTTCTGTTGGCTGTCGGAGTGGAGTGGATTGCATAGCTGAGATTTCGAATAATGGATCATCAAATGTCGGCATGAGTTTCCAGTATACTGATGTCCCAAAGGAAATTGATCACTCCCTACTATCAGATCATGAGGAGCTTTTCTCTGAAAATGAATCTGGCGTGCCTTATTTTTCTGATGTGGAAGCAATG ATCCTAGGTATGGATTTGGATCCAGATGACTTTGATTTATACACCAATCCTGAAG TCCAGAGATATCAACTTGAAGAAACCAAGAGAACAATCATAAGGCTGGAGCAGTCAGCTGAATCTTTCAGACAGAGAGCCATTACGGCTCAGGGCGCCTTTGCAGTTTTATATGGGCGTTTCTCAAGACATTTAATAAAGAAACCTAAG GTGTTACTCGGAAGGGCAACAGATGATATTAAAGTTGATATCGACTTGGGAATGGAAAAAAATGGTGGTAAAATTTCTCGAAGACAG GCAACGATGAAGATGGACATGTATGGAGCTTTCCATTTAACGAACCTCGGAAGAACTCCAGTTTACGTGAATGGCAAAGAAGTTTCCCCTGGGCAGAGCCTAGGCCTTATTTCTGGCTGTCTCGTCGAG GTTAGGGGATTGAGCTTTGTCTTTGAGACAAACCGTAAAGCGATAAAGCAATACATGGATATAGCTTTGCAGGAGAGGGGGGTTTAG